A stretch of the Vigna radiata var. radiata cultivar VC1973A chromosome 9, Vradiata_ver6, whole genome shotgun sequence genome encodes the following:
- the LOC106773676 gene encoding metacaspase-3, whose protein sequence is MASRQERCIHCGVLLVVPAEVNVFECGVCHGITQIRPSIAPWTQAYKNFHTFTGRFRGFLNTIRSSTSSVNTNSGGYYGPNSFGLYPQPQSLRPSFHVYGSKRAVVCGIRYHGKSYKLKGSINDAKCMKYFLIKHYGFPSDSILMLTDDMEERNQLRIPTRYNILMAMRWLLENTQSGDSLVFHFSGHGTQQISMDGNEIDGLDEAICPVDYEEQGKILDDEINTAIVRPLPRGAKLHAIVDACHSGTVLDLSFVCKMNREGYYSWEDQRFPKANKGTSGGLAVSISACEDSQTSIDTSALSGTEATGVLTYSFIQTVQNEPGLSYGRLLSAMRSTIRGTKTGIVPLNGPIASMFNRLLGMELRQEPQLSSSEVFDVYTSPFVL, encoded by the exons ATGGCAAGTAGACAAGAAAGGTGCATCCACTGTGGAGTTCTACTTGTGGTGCCAGCAGAGGTGAATGTCTTTGAGTGTGGAGTCTGCCATGGCATCACCCAGATTAGACCCTCCATAGCTCCATGGACTCAAGCCTACAAAAACTTTCATACTTTCACAGGTCGTTTTAGAGGGTTCTTAAATACCATTAGGAGTAGTACTTCTTCAGTTAACACCAATTCTGGTGGCTATTATGGGCCAAATAGTTTTGGCCTCTATCCTCAGCCTCAGTCACTTAGGCCATCATTTCATGTATATGGCTCAAAGAGAGCTGTGGTGTGTGGAATTCGCTACCATGGGAAGAGTTACAAGCTAAAAGGCTCAATCAATGATGCAAAATGCATGAAATACTTTCTCATTAAGCACTATGGGTTTCCTAGTGACTCCATTCTCATGCTCACAG ATGATATGGAGGAGAGAAACCAGCTGAGGATCCCTACCAGATATAACATTCTAATGGCCATGAGGTGGCTGCTTGAGAATACCCAGTCAGGGGATTCATTGGTGTTCCACTTCTCTGGACATGGCACTCAGCAAATCAGCATGGATGGGAACGAAATCGATGGGCTTGATGAAGCAATATGCCCCGTTGATTACGAAGAGCAAGGGAAGATACTCGACGATGAGATCAACACTGCAATCGTTAGGCCCTTACCACGTGGAGCTAAACTTCATGCCATTGTGGATGCATGCCACAGTGGGACTGTTCTTGATTTGTCTTTCGTCTGCAAGATGAATAG GGAAGGGTATTACTCATGGGAAGATCAAAGATTTCCAAAGGCTAATAAAGGTACAAGTGGAGGGCTAGCTGTTTCTATTTCAGCTTGTGAAGACAGCCAAACCTCCATAGATACTTCT GCCTTAAGTGGGACTGAAGCTACTGGTGTATTGACCTATAGTTTCATCCAAACGGTGCAAAACGAACCTGGTCTGAGTTATGGTCGATTGCTCAGTGCCATGCGTTCCACCATTCGTGGGACAAAAACAGGCATAGTGCCATTAAATGGTCCGATTGCTTCGATGTTCAACAGACTTCTCGGCATGGAACTAAGACAA GAGCCACAACTATCGTCTTCTGAGGTGTTTGACGTCTATACCAGTCCTTTTGTACTCTGA